One Streptomyces mobaraensis NBRC 13819 = DSM 40847 DNA segment encodes these proteins:
- the mscL gene encoding large conductance mechanosensitive channel protein MscL — MSEKKTGILGGFKAFLMRGNVIDLAVAVVIGAAFTNIVNSVVKGVINPIVGAFGTKDLDRYAACLKGPCARKASGEVTQGVYIQWGAVLSASLTFLITAAVVYFLMLLPMKRWQDRQAARRPDENGPAEPTEIELLAQIRDTLVEQRRGPGSDSVPAQR; from the coding sequence GTGAGCGAGAAGAAGACAGGGATCCTTGGAGGCTTCAAGGCGTTCCTGATGCGGGGCAACGTGATCGACCTGGCGGTCGCCGTTGTCATCGGCGCGGCGTTCACCAACATCGTGAACTCGGTCGTCAAGGGCGTGATCAACCCCATCGTCGGCGCGTTCGGCACCAAGGACCTGGACCGCTACGCGGCCTGTCTCAAGGGCCCGTGCGCCAGGAAGGCCTCGGGCGAGGTCACCCAGGGGGTCTACATCCAGTGGGGCGCGGTGCTCAGCGCCTCGCTCACCTTCCTGATCACCGCCGCGGTGGTCTACTTCCTGATGCTGCTGCCGATGAAGCGCTGGCAGGACCGCCAGGCGGCCCGCCGTCCGGACGAGAACGGCCCGGCGGAGCCCACTGAGATCGAACTGCTCGCACAGATCAGGGACACCCTGGTCGAGCAGCGGCGCGGCCCGGGCTCGGACTCCGTACCGGCGCAGCGGTAG
- a CDS encoding FmdB family zinc ribbon protein — MPTYQYQCTECGEGLEAVQKFTDDALTVCPSCDGRLKKVFSAVGIVFKGSGFYRNDSRGSSSSSTPASSSSKTSSSSSSTASSTSSTSGSSSSGSGSTATTSSAA, encoded by the coding sequence GTGCCGACTTACCAGTACCAGTGCACCGAGTGCGGCGAGGGCCTTGAGGCGGTGCAGAAGTTCACCGACGACGCGTTGACCGTGTGCCCCAGCTGCGACGGACGCCTGAAGAAGGTGTTCTCGGCCGTCGGCATCGTGTTCAAGGGCTCCGGCTTCTACCGGAACGACAGCCGCGGCTCGTCGTCCAGCAGCACGCCGGCGTCGTCGTCCTCGAAGACGTCCTCGTCCTCGTCTTCGACCGCCTCGTCCACGTCGTCGACGAGCGGCTCGTCCTCGTCGGGCAGCGGTTCGACGGCCACGACGTCGTCCGCCGCCTGA
- a CDS encoding S-methyl-5'-thioadenosine phosphorylase translates to MVNMSMPETGETGGARAAIGVIGGSGFYSFLDDVTEITVETPYGPPSDSLFLGEVAGRRVAFLPRHGRDHHLPPHRINYRANLWALRSVGVRQVLGPCAVGGLRPEYGPGTLLVPDQLVDRTKSRTQTYFDGEPLPDGTVPEVVHLAFADPYCPTGRAAALAAARGRDWEPVDGGTMVVIEGPRFSTRAESRWHAAQGWSVVGMTGHPEAALARELGLCYTSMALVTDLDAGAETGDGVTHEEVLRVFAANVERLRGVLFDVVGGLPATADRDCLCVRVHDGWELGIKLP, encoded by the coding sequence ATGGTCAACATGAGCATGCCCGAGACGGGCGAGACAGGCGGGGCGCGGGCGGCGATAGGGGTCATCGGGGGTTCGGGGTTCTACTCCTTCCTCGACGACGTGACCGAGATCACTGTCGAGACGCCCTACGGGCCGCCGAGCGACTCGCTGTTCCTCGGCGAGGTCGCGGGCCGCCGGGTCGCCTTCCTCCCCCGGCACGGCCGGGACCACCACCTGCCGCCGCACCGCATCAACTACCGGGCCAACCTGTGGGCCCTGCGCTCCGTGGGCGTCCGCCAGGTCCTGGGCCCCTGCGCGGTGGGCGGGCTGCGGCCCGAGTACGGGCCCGGCACCCTGCTGGTGCCCGACCAGCTCGTGGACCGGACGAAGTCCCGGACGCAGACCTACTTCGACGGGGAGCCGCTCCCCGACGGCACCGTCCCCGAGGTCGTCCATCTCGCCTTCGCCGACCCCTACTGCCCCACCGGACGCGCGGCGGCGCTCGCGGCGGCGCGCGGCCGGGACTGGGAGCCGGTGGACGGCGGGACCATGGTCGTGATCGAGGGACCGCGCTTCTCGACCCGGGCGGAGTCGCGCTGGCACGCGGCGCAGGGCTGGTCGGTCGTCGGCATGACCGGCCACCCGGAGGCCGCGCTCGCCCGTGAGCTGGGCCTTTGCTACACGTCGATGGCGCTGGTCACGGACCTCGACGCCGGGGCGGAGACGGGCGACGGCGTGACGCACGAGGAGGTGCTGCGGGTCTTCGCGGCGAACGTGGAGCGGCTGCGCGGTGTGCTCTTCGACGTGGTCGGGGGGCTGCCGGCGACCGCCGACCGGGACTGCCTGTGCGTGCGGGTGCACGACGGGTGGGAGCTGGGGATCAAGCTGCCCTGA
- a CDS encoding P1 family peptidase has product MTDTDSTRDAVRTGPLDALTDVPGLRVGHAELAGPGALTGTTVVLTEPGGAVAAVDVRGGGPGTRETDALDPRNLVQRVEAVVLTGGSAFGLDAASGAVAWLEEAGRGVPVGPDPAQVVPVVPAAALFDLGRGGAWRARPDAALGRAAIEAAAGTAPGTPVVEGNVGAGRGAVVGGMKGGIGTASLVLPSGVTVAALAAVNAVGSVADPATGVLYGRLYAGERVGYPDPARHAAARRALAAAREETARRTAGAVRQPLNTTLAVVATDAALTRAQAHKLAGTAHDGLARAVRPVHLLTDGDTVFTLATGARPVLAGQSADPAGVSALMAFNDILAAGADALTRAVAKAALAAESVDGPGGVFPSYRELYEG; this is encoded by the coding sequence ATGACCGACACCGACAGCACACGGGACGCCGTACGGACCGGACCGCTGGACGCGCTCACCGACGTGCCGGGGCTCCGGGTGGGGCACGCCGAACTGGCCGGGCCGGGGGCTCTCACCGGGACGACGGTGGTGCTCACCGAACCGGGTGGCGCGGTCGCGGCCGTCGACGTCCGGGGCGGCGGCCCCGGCACCCGGGAGACGGACGCGCTCGATCCCCGGAACCTCGTACAGCGGGTCGAAGCCGTCGTCCTCACCGGTGGCAGCGCCTTCGGCCTGGACGCCGCGTCCGGCGCGGTGGCCTGGCTGGAGGAGGCCGGCCGCGGCGTACCGGTCGGCCCCGACCCGGCCCAGGTCGTGCCCGTCGTTCCCGCCGCCGCCCTCTTCGACCTCGGCCGCGGCGGCGCCTGGCGCGCCCGCCCCGACGCGGCCCTCGGCCGGGCGGCGATCGAGGCGGCGGCGGGAACGGCCCCGGGTACGCCGGTGGTGGAGGGCAACGTGGGAGCGGGCCGGGGTGCCGTCGTCGGAGGCATGAAGGGGGGCATCGGCACGGCGAGCCTCGTGCTCCCCTCGGGGGTCACCGTCGCGGCGCTCGCGGCCGTCAACGCGGTGGGTTCGGTGGCCGATCCGGCGACGGGGGTGCTGTACGGGCGGCTGTACGCCGGCGAGCGGGTCGGCTACCCCGACCCCGCGCGGCACGCGGCGGCGCGGCGCGCCCTGGCCGCGGCCCGGGAGGAGACGGCCCGGCGGACGGCGGGTGCGGTCCGGCAGCCGCTGAACACGACGCTCGCCGTCGTCGCCACGGACGCCGCCCTCACCCGCGCCCAGGCGCACAAGCTTGCCGGTACGGCCCACGACGGGCTGGCCCGCGCGGTCCGGCCGGTCCACCTCCTCACCGACGGCGACACGGTCTTCACCCTGGCGACGGGCGCCCGCCCCGTGCTCGCCGGCCAGAGCGCGGATCCCGCCGGCGTCTCCGCCCTCATGGCCTTCAACGACATCCTCGCCGCCGGCGCGGACGCCCTGACCCGAGCCGTGGCCAAGGCCGCCCTCGCGGCCGAGAGCGTGGACGGCCCGGGCGGGGTGTTCCCGTCCTACCGGGAGCTGTACGAGGGCTAG
- a CDS encoding MFS transporter: protein METTVNDSAGARPGYGRLLRTRGAWTFLLPGFLARQPFAMLTIGILLLVQNTTGSYTTAGAVSATAGVSMALFAPQSGKLADRFGQAAVLLPGIVVHAAAISLLITLALSHAPLWALFVAAVPAGASTPQIGPMVRARWAAKLEGSPLMATSAAFESVTDEFTFVIGPVLATALCTGVHASAGLIAEAVLTVVGGVLFATQRRTQPEPGRTAAGSRQKGSSALSVPGVRVLIFAFLGIGSVFGGMQMSLTAFTKEIGEPGINGLLYGAFAAGNMIAGIICGTVAWRSTPQRRLLAAYPLLALATTPLWAVHAVPLLGGLGLVVGLCIAPALITGYTLVESLVPAGSRTEAFTWLTGAVGLGQAAGSTVAGRLVDSHSASTGFLVPLCGTTLALVVLLALRNRLAPEAAASRIVERGVGHREPVSVD, encoded by the coding sequence GTGGAGACCACGGTCAATGACTCCGCCGGGGCCCGTCCCGGGTACGGCAGGCTGCTGCGCACACGCGGCGCCTGGACGTTCCTGCTCCCCGGCTTCCTGGCCCGGCAGCCGTTCGCGATGCTGACCATCGGGATCCTGCTGCTCGTCCAGAACACCACCGGCTCGTACACCACGGCCGGTGCCGTCTCGGCGACGGCCGGCGTCTCGATGGCGCTGTTCGCCCCGCAGAGCGGCAAGCTCGCGGACCGCTTCGGGCAGGCCGCGGTGCTGCTCCCCGGCATCGTGGTGCACGCCGCGGCGATCTCGCTGCTCATCACGTTGGCGCTGTCCCACGCGCCGCTGTGGGCGCTGTTCGTGGCGGCCGTGCCCGCCGGTGCGTCCACCCCGCAGATCGGTCCGATGGTGCGGGCCCGCTGGGCGGCCAAGCTGGAGGGCTCGCCGCTGATGGCGACCTCGGCGGCCTTCGAGTCCGTGACGGACGAGTTCACGTTCGTGATCGGTCCGGTGCTGGCCACCGCGCTCTGCACCGGCGTCCACGCGTCGGCCGGTCTGATCGCCGAGGCGGTCCTCACGGTCGTCGGCGGCGTCCTGTTCGCCACCCAGCGCCGCACCCAGCCGGAGCCCGGCCGCACCGCGGCGGGCAGCCGGCAGAAGGGCTCCTCCGCCCTGTCGGTGCCGGGTGTCCGCGTGCTGATCTTCGCCTTCCTGGGCATCGGCTCGGTCTTCGGCGGCATGCAGATGTCGCTGACCGCCTTCACCAAGGAGATCGGCGAGCCGGGCATCAACGGTCTGCTCTACGGCGCCTTCGCGGCCGGGAACATGATCGCGGGCATCATCTGCGGCACCGTCGCCTGGCGCAGCACCCCGCAGCGCCGGCTGCTCGCCGCGTACCCGCTGCTGGCGCTGGCCACGACGCCCCTGTGGGCGGTGCACGCGGTGCCGCTGCTGGGCGGGCTCGGCCTGGTCGTGGGCCTGTGCATCGCCCCGGCACTGATCACCGGCTACACACTGGTCGAGTCGCTCGTCCCGGCGGGCTCCCGAACGGAGGCGTTCACCTGGCTGACCGGCGCCGTGGGCCTGGGCCAGGCCGCCGGCTCCACGGTGGCCGGGCGCCTGGTGGACTCGCACAGCGCCAGTACCGGCTTCCTGGTCCCGCTGTGCGGCACCACGCTGGCACTGGTGGTGCTGCTGGCGCTGCGCAACCGGCTCGCCCCGGAGGCCGCCGCGTCGCGGATCGTCGAGCGTGGGGTCGGTCACCGCGAGCCCGTCTCGGTGGACTGA
- a CDS encoding low temperature requirement protein A, translating into MSDTPRRRLAAGSGVLRRMTTRGRDEEHRVATPLELFFDLCFVVAVAQAGGQLVHALVEAHPGHGVQGYLMMFFAIWWAWMNFTWFASAYDTDDVLFRGMTLVQIAGVLVFAAGIPRAFDSGDFRVIWFGYLVMRLAMVAQWLRAGLSTTGRERRTALRYAAGVSACQVGWLGLLFLPDGARSWLFLGMAICEMAVPVWAERDYQTGWHPHHIAERYGLFTIIVLGETVSAATVAVQSAVDEHRALGVLLPIAAGGLLIIFAAYWIYFAVPIHLHLISNRQAFLWGYGHYLVFGSVAAIGAGIEVAIEEATGKAHVSTFAASGTVTLAAALFMFTVWLIHSRHQKRGPLQQAVLPVSAVLVLACTFAGRWAVLLAGAVATATVAVGVTLTARGGTALGQEEERGGGPRQRVR; encoded by the coding sequence ATGAGCGATACGCCGCGTCGGCGGCTCGCGGCGGGCTCGGGCGTACTGCGCCGGATGACCACCCGGGGCCGGGACGAGGAGCACCGCGTCGCCACCCCCCTGGAGCTGTTCTTCGACCTCTGTTTCGTGGTCGCCGTGGCCCAGGCGGGCGGGCAGCTGGTGCACGCGCTGGTCGAGGCGCATCCGGGTCACGGCGTCCAGGGCTACCTGATGATGTTCTTCGCCATCTGGTGGGCCTGGATGAACTTCACCTGGTTCGCCTCCGCCTACGACACGGACGACGTGCTGTTCCGCGGCATGACGCTGGTCCAGATCGCGGGGGTGCTGGTGTTCGCCGCGGGGATCCCGCGCGCCTTCGACTCCGGCGACTTCCGGGTGATCTGGTTCGGCTACCTGGTGATGCGGCTGGCCATGGTGGCCCAGTGGCTGCGCGCCGGCCTCTCCACGACCGGACGCGAGCGCCGGACCGCGCTGCGGTACGCCGCGGGGGTGTCCGCCTGCCAAGTGGGCTGGCTGGGGCTGCTGTTCCTGCCCGACGGCGCCAGATCCTGGCTGTTCCTGGGGATGGCGATATGCGAGATGGCCGTCCCGGTCTGGGCCGAGCGCGACTACCAGACCGGCTGGCACCCGCACCACATCGCGGAACGCTACGGCCTGTTCACCATCATCGTGCTCGGTGAGACGGTGTCGGCCGCCACCGTGGCCGTCCAGTCCGCGGTCGACGAACACCGGGCGCTGGGTGTCCTGTTGCCCATCGCCGCGGGCGGCCTCCTGATCATCTTCGCCGCCTACTGGATCTACTTCGCGGTCCCCATCCACCTGCATCTGATCTCCAACCGCCAGGCGTTCCTCTGGGGTTACGGGCACTACCTCGTCTTCGGCTCGGTCGCGGCGATCGGGGCCGGTATCGAGGTGGCGATCGAGGAGGCCACCGGCAAGGCCCACGTCTCGACGTTCGCGGCCTCCGGGACGGTGACGCTCGCCGCGGCGCTCTTCATGTTCACGGTGTGGCTGATCCACTCCCGGCACCAGAAACGCGGCCCGCTCCAGCAGGCGGTGCTCCCCGTCTCGGCGGTGCTGGTCCTGGCCTGCACCTTCGCGGGGCGCTGGGCCGTCCTGCTGGCCGGGGCGGTGGCCACCGCCACCGTCGCCGTGGGCGTCACCCTGACGGCGCGGGGCGGAACCGCGCTGGGGCAGGAGGAGGAGCGAGGGGGTGGGCCGCGACAGAGGGTGAGATGA
- a CDS encoding 5-formyltetrahydrofolate cyclo-ligase, giving the protein MGTADGGKTDLRRILLDRRAALSPGTIGAAQEALGRRALGLPELAGAGTVAAYVSVGREPGTRALLERLRDRGVRVLLPVLLPDNDLDWGLYRGPGHLARAGRGLLEPDGPRLGPDAVTEADAVLLPGLAVDGRGMRLGRGGGSYDRVLARLERAGATPALVVLLYDDEVVARVPEEPHDHPVHAVVTPGGVRRFAPA; this is encoded by the coding sequence ATGGGCACGGCAGATGGCGGCAAGACCGACTTGCGGCGAATTCTCCTGGACCGACGCGCGGCCCTGAGCCCCGGAACGATCGGGGCCGCGCAGGAGGCGCTGGGCCGGCGCGCGCTCGGCCTGCCCGAGCTCGCGGGCGCCGGAACGGTCGCCGCCTACGTCTCCGTCGGCCGCGAACCGGGCACCCGCGCCCTGCTGGAGCGCCTGCGCGACCGCGGCGTCCGGGTCCTGCTGCCCGTCCTGCTGCCCGACAACGATCTCGACTGGGGCCTCTACCGCGGCCCCGGCCACCTCGCCAGGGCCGGCCGCGGACTGCTGGAACCGGACGGGCCCCGGCTCGGCCCCGACGCCGTCACCGAGGCGGACGCCGTGCTGCTGCCCGGCCTGGCGGTGGACGGCAGGGGCATGCGACTGGGGCGCGGGGGCGGCTCGTACGACCGCGTACTGGCGCGCCTGGAGCGCGCGGGCGCGACGCCCGCCCTCGTCGTGCTCCTCTACGACGACGAGGTGGTCGCGCGGGTCCCGGAGGAACCGCACGACCACCCCGTGCACGCGGTGGTCACCCCTGGCGGGGTGCGCCGCTTCGCGCCGGCCTGA
- a CDS encoding penicillin acylase family protein: MPPNNTGPSGKKKKGRRARLLVISLVLLLVAGVGFGAYWGVSTVRASFPETSGTLALKGLKSQVKVERDGNGIPQVYADNAEDLFRAQGFVQAQDRFWEMDVRRHLTAGRLSEMFGSGQVETDAFVRTMGWRRTAQKEYDSKLSPETKKYLQAYSDGVNAYLADHKGKSLSVEYAALEFENDYKPEKWTPVDSVAWLKAMAWDLRANMRDEIDRSLAATRLSPRQIEQLYPAYPYDRNKPIVEGGAYDAAGKTFDPKGTPSSSSQTSGQGTQGTQGTQGTQGTPGGRGTQGAPGTQGTPGTQGNRGTQGTQGTQGTQGVPNSGVPGKGTGGASAGGLRTGLASLSKTLDKLPALLGPNGNGIGSNSWVVSGRYTTTGKPLLANDPHLAPQLPSVWYQMGLHCTKTSEQCPYDVAGYTFAGMPGVVIGHNKDIAWGMTNLGADVADFYLEKVSPDGTYQYGGKELKLDTRKETVKVAGGKDREFTIRETNNGPLVSDRNDELGKVGQDAPVKGAAPDRAEGYAVALRWTALEPGKSMDAVFELNRATDWESFRKAAFDFAVPSQNLIYADTKGNIGYQAPGQIPVRNKKHDGRLPAPGWDPSYQWKGFVPSTALPWDYNPKRGYIVTANQAVVDPKYPIPLTTDWGYGTRSHRITELIQSKIKDGGKISTEDMQKMQMDNASEIGKLLTPYLLKINLKGPNERETKYLREAQDLLKDWDYKQDADSAAAAYFNAVWRNTLKLAFGNKLPKELRVKGQCLRVPPARDSGPKEDLNGRTRLVTECGEREPDAAQPDGGDRWTEVVRSILDKPDDGWWKTSGRKGAKNRDDLLARAMKDARWELTSKLGKDVSSWSWGRLHQLNLKNQTLGKEGPAIVRWMLNRGPWNLAGGEAAVNAAGWNAAGGYDVVWVPSMRMVVNLEDLDKSRWINLTGASGHAYHANYYDQTDKWAKGELLPWAFTPGAVKKASENTLTLTP, translated from the coding sequence ATGCCCCCCAACAACACCGGCCCTTCCGGCAAGAAAAAGAAGGGACGACGCGCTCGCCTGCTCGTGATCAGCCTCGTGCTGCTGCTCGTGGCAGGTGTCGGATTCGGGGCGTACTGGGGCGTCAGTACCGTGCGCGCCTCGTTCCCGGAGACGTCCGGAACGCTCGCGCTCAAGGGACTGAAGAGTCAGGTCAAGGTCGAGCGGGACGGCAACGGGATCCCTCAGGTCTACGCGGACAACGCCGAGGACCTGTTCCGCGCCCAGGGCTTCGTCCAGGCGCAGGACCGCTTCTGGGAGATGGACGTCCGGCGGCACCTGACGGCCGGACGGCTCTCCGAGATGTTCGGCTCCGGGCAGGTGGAGACCGACGCCTTCGTCCGCACGATGGGCTGGCGCAGGACCGCGCAGAAGGAATACGACAGCAAGCTGTCGCCGGAGACCAAGAAGTACCTCCAGGCGTACTCGGACGGTGTCAACGCCTATCTCGCCGACCACAAGGGCAAGTCGCTGTCGGTGGAGTACGCGGCCCTGGAGTTCGAGAACGACTACAAGCCGGAGAAGTGGACGCCGGTCGACTCCGTCGCCTGGCTGAAGGCGATGGCCTGGGACCTGCGGGCCAACATGCGCGACGAGATCGACCGCTCGCTCGCCGCGACCCGGCTGAGCCCGCGGCAGATCGAGCAGCTCTACCCGGCGTACCCGTACGACCGGAACAAGCCGATCGTCGAGGGCGGCGCCTATGACGCGGCCGGCAAGACCTTCGACCCCAAGGGCACGCCGTCCTCGTCGTCGCAGACCAGCGGGCAGGGGACGCAGGGTACTCAGGGGACCCAGGGGACCCAGGGGACGCCCGGCGGCCGGGGCACGCAGGGCGCGCCCGGAACCCAGGGCACACCCGGCACGCAAGGCAACCGAGGCACGCAGGGCACGCAGGGCACGCAAGGCACGCAGGGCGTTCCCAACAGCGGCGTCCCCGGCAAGGGAACGGGCGGCGCGTCGGCCGGTGGCCTGCGCACCGGCCTGGCCTCGCTGTCGAAGACGCTCGACAAGCTCCCGGCCCTGCTCGGCCCCAACGGCAACGGCATCGGCTCCAACTCGTGGGTCGTCTCGGGGCGGTACACGACCACCGGCAAGCCGCTGCTGGCCAACGACCCGCACCTCGCGCCGCAGCTGCCGTCCGTCTGGTACCAGATGGGCCTGCACTGCACCAAGACCAGTGAGCAGTGCCCGTACGACGTGGCCGGCTACACCTTCGCGGGCATGCCCGGCGTCGTCATCGGCCACAACAAGGACATCGCCTGGGGCATGACGAACCTGGGCGCCGACGTCGCCGACTTCTACCTGGAGAAGGTCAGCCCCGACGGCACGTACCAGTACGGCGGCAAGGAGCTGAAGCTCGACACCCGCAAGGAGACCGTGAAGGTCGCCGGCGGCAAGGACCGCGAGTTCACGATCCGCGAGACCAACAACGGGCCGCTCGTCTCCGACCGCAACGACGAGCTGGGCAAGGTCGGCCAGGACGCACCGGTCAAGGGCGCGGCCCCCGACCGCGCGGAGGGCTACGCCGTCGCGCTGCGCTGGACCGCCCTGGAGCCGGGCAAGTCGATGGACGCGGTCTTCGAGCTGAACCGGGCCACGGACTGGGAGTCGTTCCGGAAGGCCGCGTTCGACTTCGCCGTCCCCTCGCAGAACCTGATCTACGCGGACACCAAGGGCAACATCGGTTACCAGGCCCCCGGGCAGATCCCCGTGCGCAACAAGAAGCACGACGGCCGCCTCCCGGCGCCCGGCTGGGACCCGTCCTACCAGTGGAAGGGATTCGTCCCCTCCACCGCGCTGCCCTGGGACTACAACCCCAAGCGCGGTTACATCGTGACCGCCAACCAGGCCGTCGTCGACCCGAAGTACCCGATTCCGCTCACCACGGACTGGGGCTACGGCACCCGCAGCCACCGCATCACCGAGCTCATCCAGTCGAAGATCAAGGACGGCGGGAAGATCTCGACCGAGGACATGCAGAAGATGCAGATGGACAACGCCAGCGAGATCGGCAAGCTCCTGACGCCCTACCTGCTCAAGATCAACCTCAAGGGCCCCAACGAGCGCGAGACGAAGTACCTGCGCGAGGCCCAGGACCTGCTGAAGGACTGGGACTACAAGCAGGACGCCGACTCGGCCGCCGCCGCCTACTTCAACGCGGTCTGGCGCAACACCCTCAAGCTCGCCTTCGGCAACAAGCTCCCCAAGGAGCTGCGCGTCAAGGGCCAGTGCCTGCGGGTGCCCCCGGCCCGCGACTCCGGTCCCAAGGAGGACCTGAACGGCAGGACCCGCCTGGTCACCGAGTGCGGCGAGCGCGAGCCGGACGCGGCGCAGCCGGACGGCGGCGACCGCTGGACCGAGGTCGTCCGCTCGATCCTCGACAAGCCGGACGACGGCTGGTGGAAGACCAGCGGCCGCAAGGGCGCGAAGAACCGCGACGATCTGCTGGCCCGCGCCATGAAGGACGCCCGCTGGGAGCTCACCTCCAAGCTCGGCAAGGACGTCTCGTCCTGGAGCTGGGGCCGGCTGCACCAGCTCAACCTGAAGAACCAGACGCTCGGCAAGGAGGGCCCCGCCATCGTCCGGTGGATGCTCAACCGCGGGCCCTGGAACCTGGCGGGCGGCGAGGCCGCCGTCAACGCGGCCGGCTGGAACGCGGCGGGCGGCTACGACGTGGTCTGGGTGCCGTCCATGCGGATGGTCGTCAACCTGGAGGACCTGGACAAGTCCCGGTGGATCAACCTCACCGGCGCGTCCGGCCACGCCTACCACGCCAACTACTACGACCAGACGGACAAGTGGGCCAAGGGCGAGCTGCTGCCGTGGGCCTTCACTCCGGGCGCGGTGAAGAAGGCGTCGGAGAACACGCTCACGCTCACGCCGTGA
- a CDS encoding potassium/proton antiporter, translated as MAAVRVSSRSGLPSLLVYLGIGVAIGQDGIGVSFNDVGLTQVIGYAALVVILAEGGLGTKWQEIKPALPAAAVLSTFGVAVSVGVTATAAHYLAGVDWRQSLIIGAVVSSTDAAAVFSVLRNVPLPARLTGVLEAESGFNDAPVVILVVAFSAAGPVEHWYLLLGEIALELAIGAAVGLAIGFLGAYGMRHVALPASGLYPIAVMAIATIAYAGGALAHGSGFLAVYLAALILGNAKLPHWPATRGFAEGLGWIAQIGMFVLLGLLVTPHELGDDIVPALVVGLVLTVIARPVSVYLSTAPFRTPWREKALLSWAGLRGAVPIVLATIPMVAAVPDSRRIFNIVFVLVIVYTLVQGPTLPWLARRLDLGETEALDLGIESAPLERLRGHLLSVGVPEGSKMHGVEVSELRLPAGSAVTLVVRDGASFVPAPSTVLRYGDELLVVATDPVRDAAEKRLRAVGEGGKLAGWLGTGSGTASVPAPASASASTSGKGKRKTEAGRKAGAPGKAAERSPGAVARTGTGGSGAAGSGTDSSGKSVRKRAPGMVGRK; from the coding sequence GTGGCGGCGGTACGGGTCTCCTCCCGGAGCGGGCTGCCCAGTCTGCTCGTCTACCTCGGCATCGGCGTCGCGATAGGACAGGACGGCATCGGCGTCTCGTTCAATGACGTCGGCCTGACCCAGGTCATCGGTTACGCGGCCCTCGTGGTGATCCTGGCCGAGGGCGGTCTCGGCACCAAGTGGCAGGAGATCAAGCCCGCCCTGCCCGCCGCCGCGGTCCTCTCCACCTTCGGCGTCGCGGTGAGCGTGGGGGTCACCGCGACCGCCGCCCACTACCTCGCCGGAGTGGACTGGCGGCAGTCCCTGATCATCGGTGCGGTGGTGTCGTCGACGGACGCCGCGGCCGTCTTCTCCGTCCTGCGGAACGTTCCCCTCCCCGCCCGGCTCACCGGCGTCCTGGAGGCGGAGTCCGGCTTCAACGACGCTCCCGTCGTCATCCTCGTCGTCGCCTTCTCGGCCGCCGGACCGGTCGAGCACTGGTACCTGCTCCTGGGCGAGATCGCCCTCGAACTGGCCATCGGCGCGGCCGTCGGCCTCGCCATCGGCTTCCTCGGCGCGTACGGCATGCGGCACGTGGCCCTGCCCGCCTCCGGCCTCTACCCGATCGCCGTGATGGCCATCGCCACCATCGCGTACGCCGGCGGCGCGCTGGCCCACGGCTCCGGCTTCCTGGCCGTCTACCTCGCCGCGCTGATACTGGGGAACGCCAAGCTGCCCCACTGGCCGGCCACCCGCGGCTTCGCCGAAGGGCTCGGCTGGATCGCGCAGATCGGGATGTTCGTCCTGCTCGGCCTGCTGGTCACGCCGCACGAACTCGGTGACGACATCGTCCCCGCGCTCGTCGTCGGCCTGGTCCTGACGGTGATCGCGCGGCCGGTCTCCGTCTACCTCAGCACGGCGCCGTTCCGCACTCCCTGGCGGGAGAAGGCGCTCCTCTCCTGGGCCGGGCTGCGCGGTGCGGTGCCGATCGTGCTCGCCACCATCCCGATGGTGGCGGCGGTCCCCGACAGCCGGCGGATCTTCAACATCGTCTTCGTGCTGGTGATCGTCTACACCCTGGTCCAGGGGCCGACGCTGCCCTGGCTGGCCCGCCGCCTCGACCTGGGCGAGACCGAGGCCCTGGACCTGGGGATCGAATCCGCGCCCCTGGAGCGGCTGCGCGGCCACCTGCTGTCGGTGGGCGTCCCCGAGGGCTCGAAGATGCACGGCGTCGAGGTCTCCGAACTGCGGCTGCCGGCCGGCTCGGCCGTCACGCTCGTGGTGCGGGACGGGGCGAGCTTCGTCCCGGCCCCGTCGACCGTCCTGCGGTACGGGGACGAACTGCTGGTCGTGGCCACGGACCCGGTGCGGGACGCGGCCGAGAAGCGGCTGCGCGCGGTCGGCGAGGGCGGCAAGCTGGCCGGGTGGCTGGGGACGGGGTCGGGCACGGCCTCCGTTCCGGCCCCGGCCTCGGCCTCGGCTTCGACCTCCGGGAAGGGGAAGCGGAAGACGGAGGCCGGCCGGAAGGCCGGGGCCCCGGGGAAAGCCGCCGAGCGGAGTCCGGGGGCGGTGGCCCGTACCGGTACCGGCGGAAGCGGCGCCGCCGGAAGCGGAACCGATTCCTCAGGGAAAAGCGTGCGGAAGCGAGCGCCAGGTATGGTAGGGAGGAAGTAG